In one window of Corynebacterium incognita DNA:
- the aroQ gene encoding type II 3-dehydroquinate dehydratase, with protein MTILLLHGPNLDRLGKRQPEIYGTTTLADIQNRVADYARERGQEVDARQSNHEGQLVEWVHEAADNGWAVIVNAGALTHTSVALRDALAEIADGAGYVEVHLSNVYGREEFRHHSYLAAAARGVIAGLGVHGYFAAVDYFSHADPVL; from the coding sequence ATGACTATTTTGCTGCTGCACGGCCCAAATTTGGACCGCCTGGGCAAGCGCCAGCCGGAGATTTACGGAACAACCACCCTTGCAGATATTCAGAACCGCGTGGCCGACTATGCGCGCGAACGCGGACAAGAAGTTGACGCCCGTCAGTCCAACCACGAGGGGCAGCTGGTGGAGTGGGTACACGAAGCGGCGGATAACGGCTGGGCAGTCATCGTCAACGCGGGGGCCTTGACGCACACCTCGGTCGCCTTGCGCGATGCCTTGGCTGAGATCGCCGACGGTGCCGGCTACGTGGAGGTACATCTGAGTAACGTCTACGGGCGCGAAGAGTTCCGCCATCACTCCTACTTGGCAGCCGCGGCCCGCGGAGTCATCGCCGGGCTCGGAGTCCACGGTTACTTCGCGGCAGTTGACTATTTTTCCCACGCTGACCCTGTACTTTAG
- the aroB gene encoding 3-dehydroquinate synthase produces MTTIPVRGANPYDVVVGRGLAPAVVERARSIGARKALVLVAPPLATAADTLAAELGASHGGLEVHVEVLPDAESCKSTDVLAHLWDVLGEKSFSRSDVLIGLGGGATTDLAGFVAATWMRGIKVIQVPTTLLAMVDAAVGGKTGINTAAGKNLVGAFHEPDSVFVDLDVLDALPHTEIVAGSAEIIKCGFIADDSIIAAYLADPQACLDPHQQLPTLIAKAIRIKADVVSQDLKESGLREILNYGHTFGHAIELREHYEWRHGHAVAVGMMFVAHLAHQVGVLSADVVSVHENVLESVGLPTSYAPDRFPELRDAMSRDKKNRDGALRFVVLEAIGSPRRLESPDEADVRAAYDAITR; encoded by the coding sequence CTGACGACTATCCCGGTACGCGGGGCGAACCCCTACGACGTTGTGGTGGGCAGGGGACTGGCTCCCGCAGTCGTGGAACGCGCGCGTTCCATCGGCGCGCGGAAAGCACTGGTGCTGGTTGCTCCACCGCTGGCCACTGCAGCCGACACACTGGCGGCGGAGCTCGGCGCTTCTCATGGCGGACTCGAGGTGCATGTGGAAGTGCTCCCGGACGCAGAATCCTGCAAGAGCACCGACGTGCTGGCCCACCTGTGGGACGTGTTAGGAGAGAAGTCCTTTTCCCGCAGCGATGTCTTGATTGGGCTCGGCGGCGGCGCGACCACCGACCTGGCCGGCTTCGTCGCCGCTACCTGGATGCGTGGCATTAAGGTCATCCAGGTTCCCACCACTCTGCTCGCGATGGTGGATGCCGCCGTGGGCGGCAAGACCGGCATCAATACTGCTGCCGGCAAGAATCTCGTGGGCGCTTTCCACGAGCCTGATAGCGTTTTTGTGGACCTGGACGTTCTGGACGCGCTACCGCACACCGAGATCGTCGCCGGGTCCGCCGAGATCATCAAGTGCGGTTTCATTGCTGATGATTCAATCATTGCCGCGTACCTCGCCGATCCGCAGGCCTGCCTGGATCCCCATCAACAATTACCTACTTTGATTGCCAAGGCTATCCGGATTAAGGCGGACGTCGTCTCCCAAGACTTGAAGGAATCTGGCTTGCGGGAGATTCTCAATTATGGCCATACCTTCGGCCACGCGATTGAGCTGCGTGAGCACTACGAGTGGCGGCACGGTCATGCGGTCGCGGTGGGCATGATGTTCGTCGCGCACCTCGCGCATCAGGTAGGGGTGCTCAGCGCGGACGTCGTTAGTGTACACGAGAACGTCCTCGAGTCCGTAGGCTTGCCGACGTCCTACGCTCCCGACCGCTTCCCTGAGTTGCGCGACGCCATGTCACGCGACAAAAAGAACCGCGATGGCGCGCTCCGTTTCGTGGTGTTGGAAGCGATTGGTTCGCCACGCCGACTGGAGTCCCCAGACGAGGCCGACGTCCGCGCCGCCTACGACGCCATCACGAGATAG
- a CDS encoding shikimate kinase — protein sequence MNDQAPLSVASGGPRVVLVGPPGAGKSTIGRRLASTLMLPFVDSDALIAEDFGIPCGDVYNLLGEEAFRAKEEEFVAQSLASGGVVSLGGGAVLSPVTRDLLARHTVVYLDVSAEEGIRRTSGENTRPVLKADDPVQHYMSLLEQRGPLYREVADFKARTDGKTPQQVVGDILGFIESVALDHV from the coding sequence GTGAATGATCAGGCACCTTTGAGCGTGGCCAGCGGCGGACCCCGCGTTGTGTTGGTGGGCCCGCCCGGAGCTGGAAAATCCACCATTGGGCGGCGCTTGGCTAGCACCCTGATGCTTCCTTTCGTTGACTCGGACGCTCTTATCGCAGAGGACTTCGGTATCCCCTGCGGTGACGTGTACAACCTGCTCGGGGAGGAGGCGTTCCGCGCCAAGGAAGAGGAATTCGTCGCGCAATCCCTCGCCTCCGGCGGTGTCGTCAGCCTGGGCGGGGGAGCAGTACTGAGTCCCGTCACCCGCGACCTGCTGGCCCGCCACACTGTGGTCTACTTGGACGTCTCCGCCGAGGAGGGGATTCGGCGTACCAGCGGGGAGAACACGCGCCCCGTTTTGAAAGCCGACGACCCAGTGCAGCACTACATGTCTCTGCTTGAGCAGCGCGGCCCGCTTTACCGTGAGGTTGCAGACTTTAAGGCGCGGACGGATGGCAAGACCCCACAGCAGGTTGTTGGCGATATCCTGGGCTTTATTGAATCCGTTGCCCTGGACCACGTCTAG
- the aroC gene encoding chorismate synthase: MFRWSTAGESHGQALIAMVEDLPAGIKLSSEAISRQLARRRLGYGRGARMKFEADDVTLLAGVRHGVTLGSPVVIMIGNTEWPKWTTIMSADPVDTEDSEVASALNSGRGAQLTRPRPGHADFAGMVKYGHEDARPILERASARETAARVAAGTVARQFLRQTLGIDVFSHVVAIGDMEPYSGASPSAADLDDIDASPVRAYDADAAAEMVDNIERAKKSGDTLGGVVEVIVDGVPIGLGSHTRWDARLDARLAAALMSIQAIKGVEIGDGFAEARRPGTQAHDEMVRTPRGVERLSNRAGGLEGGMTNGQQLRVRAAMKPISTVPRALSTVDMSTGAAATAIHQRSDVCAVPAAGVVAEAMVALVLAEAVREKFGGDSVTETVRNIDSYNGYVSQRLEFDDADSSQ, encoded by the coding sequence ATGTTTCGTTGGTCAACTGCTGGAGAATCGCACGGCCAGGCTCTCATCGCCATGGTGGAGGACCTGCCCGCTGGCATCAAGTTGAGTTCTGAAGCCATCTCTCGGCAACTCGCACGGCGCCGCCTAGGCTACGGTCGCGGCGCCCGCATGAAGTTTGAAGCCGACGATGTCACGCTTCTGGCGGGCGTGAGGCACGGCGTGACCCTGGGCAGCCCGGTGGTCATCATGATTGGCAACACAGAGTGGCCCAAGTGGACCACCATCATGTCTGCGGATCCAGTGGATACCGAAGATTCAGAGGTTGCCTCCGCGCTCAATTCCGGACGAGGCGCGCAGTTGACCCGTCCTCGTCCGGGCCACGCGGACTTTGCCGGCATGGTCAAATACGGCCATGAGGATGCTCGTCCGATTTTGGAGCGAGCGTCCGCGCGAGAGACCGCCGCTCGCGTTGCGGCCGGAACCGTGGCGCGGCAGTTCTTGCGGCAGACCCTGGGCATCGACGTGTTTTCACACGTCGTGGCCATTGGTGATATGGAGCCCTATTCTGGTGCTAGCCCTTCCGCAGCTGACTTGGACGACATCGATGCCTCGCCGGTTCGCGCTTACGATGCCGATGCCGCCGCCGAGATGGTGGACAATATTGAGCGCGCTAAGAAATCCGGTGACACCCTCGGCGGTGTGGTGGAAGTGATCGTTGATGGCGTGCCCATCGGCCTCGGCTCGCACACGCGGTGGGACGCCCGCCTGGATGCGCGCTTGGCCGCCGCATTGATGAGCATCCAGGCCATCAAGGGCGTAGAGATCGGCGATGGCTTCGCGGAAGCCCGTCGCCCGGGCACGCAGGCGCACGACGAAATGGTGCGCACCCCAAGAGGCGTTGAGAGGCTGAGCAACCGGGCCGGCGGTCTCGAGGGCGGGATGACTAACGGCCAGCAGCTGCGGGTGCGGGCAGCGATGAAGCCGATTTCCACCGTGCCCCGTGCCCTGTCTACTGTGGACATGTCTACCGGCGCTGCCGCGACAGCCATTCACCAACGCTCCGATGTGTGCGCTGTGCCGGCGGCAGGTGTCGTGGCCGAGGCGATGGTTGCGCTCGTGCTGGCTGAAGCAGTGCGTGAGAAGTTCGGGGGTGACTCCGTAACGGAAACTGTCCGAAATATTGATAGCTATAACGGATACGTGTCCCAGCGTCTCGAATTCGATGACGCCGACAGCTCGCAATAG
- a CDS encoding prepilin peptidase, with the protein MGDFGTVAALVCAATWAVALCIYDFRWQRLPNFLTLPAAAGAVVAAALWAPEALWGLAWPLLYVALALAQPHGAVGGGDIKLAATLGPVVQWVGGFLAVVLAIGCAAALTLVGAVGWHLVVRTSRVARGGIPHGPSMIIATVSVMAAVLMA; encoded by the coding sequence GTGGGGGACTTTGGCACCGTCGCAGCGCTGGTCTGCGCTGCGACGTGGGCGGTTGCGTTGTGCATTTATGACTTTCGGTGGCAGCGGTTACCTAACTTCTTAACGCTGCCTGCCGCTGCCGGAGCAGTGGTGGCAGCAGCACTGTGGGCGCCGGAGGCGCTGTGGGGCTTGGCCTGGCCTCTACTGTATGTAGCGTTGGCTCTCGCGCAACCTCACGGCGCAGTGGGTGGCGGGGACATCAAGCTTGCCGCAACGCTGGGCCCGGTAGTGCAGTGGGTCGGAGGCTTCCTTGCGGTAGTACTAGCGATAGGATGCGCCGCCGCGTTAACGCTTGTCGGTGCCGTGGGATGGCACCTTGTTGTGCGGACATCCCGGGTAGCTCGCGGAGGGATTCCACACGGTCCGAGCATGATTATTGCCACCGTATCAGTCATGGCCGCTGTGCTCATGGCATAA
- a CDS encoding shikimate dehydrogenase — translation MPRAAVIGSPIAHSLSPDMHNAGYVARRLDSWTYHRFDVDEAGFGDFMSRLPVDAPDVTGLSVTMPLKFRALDFADEVTPRAALIGSANTLVQMGHAGSRPLWRADNTDCDGVVGALRTLDLQANEDDSTPRKAVLIGAGGTARPALWALAQEGFAHVTVLNRSDRSAEFKELIDALGITVDFQQLNSEATERLRELALGADVLVSTVPSAALAGCERALAHTKVFDVIYDPWPTSLIKQAAANGYRTAGGHTMLLHQGVQQFEQFTGHTAPVAAMEAALHRALQLR, via the coding sequence ATGCCTCGCGCCGCGGTGATCGGTTCCCCGATTGCTCATTCGTTGTCCCCGGACATGCACAACGCGGGCTATGTGGCTCGGCGTCTGGATTCCTGGACATACCACCGTTTCGACGTAGACGAGGCGGGCTTTGGTGACTTCATGTCGCGGTTGCCTGTCGACGCCCCCGACGTCACCGGCTTGTCGGTGACTATGCCGTTGAAGTTCCGGGCGCTGGACTTCGCCGACGAGGTGACTCCTCGGGCCGCACTCATTGGCTCGGCCAATACCCTTGTACAGATGGGGCATGCGGGCTCCCGTCCTCTGTGGCGGGCCGATAACACCGACTGCGATGGCGTCGTCGGTGCGCTCCGCACGCTTGACCTGCAGGCTAATGAGGATGATTCGACCCCGCGCAAGGCAGTACTCATCGGTGCTGGGGGCACCGCGCGGCCGGCGCTGTGGGCTCTGGCGCAGGAGGGCTTCGCCCACGTTACTGTTCTCAATCGCAGCGATCGCAGCGCGGAGTTCAAGGAGCTTATCGACGCCCTGGGGATTACCGTGGACTTCCAGCAGCTCAACTCTGAAGCGACTGAACGCCTGCGCGAACTGGCTCTCGGGGCAGACGTGTTGGTGTCCACGGTGCCGTCGGCCGCGCTGGCCGGGTGTGAGCGCGCGCTGGCACATACCAAGGTCTTTGATGTTATCTACGATCCTTGGCCAACGTCGCTGATTAAGCAGGCTGCCGCTAATGGCTACCGCACTGCTGGGGGCCACACCATGCTGCTGCACCAAGGCGTGCAACAGTTCGAGCAATTCACTGGCCACACCGCGCCCGTGGCGGCGATGGAAGCTGCCCTGCACCGAGCCCTGCAATTGCGGTAG
- the mltG gene encoding endolytic transglycosylase MltG — protein sequence MDTKYVKRRQRGLAVLVASLVLVIGAIGYIGVSKLFGGGEERSVTADYEGTGNGVTKLVEIPEGSAVSQLGQQLVDKNIVKSDGAFQTAAANNPDAGDVQPGFYRLQEEMSAKSAVDALLNPDNKVDLLDVPGGATLSDLQVIGGDKRLGIYSMIADASCQGEDKESCVKKEDLEKVAATADLEALGVPEWARSDIEKRGDDPKRLEGLIAPGQYVLNPEMNAEEILTDLITRSTKKYNETDIENRAKAIGLSPYELLTSASLVEREAPAGEFDKVARVILNRLKEPMRLEFDSTVNYGLEDVELATTDEHRAEKTPWNTYAKDGLPETPIASPSEEAISAMEDPADGKWLFFVTVDDQGTTVFSDDYDEHLKNVDKAMNSGILDQHR from the coding sequence ATGGACACCAAGTACGTTAAGCGTCGGCAGCGCGGCCTCGCCGTACTTGTGGCGTCGCTGGTGCTGGTCATCGGCGCTATCGGCTACATTGGCGTGTCCAAGCTGTTCGGAGGAGGGGAGGAGCGATCCGTGACAGCAGACTACGAGGGGACCGGCAACGGCGTGACCAAGCTGGTGGAGATTCCGGAAGGCTCTGCGGTATCCCAGCTGGGGCAGCAGCTGGTGGACAAAAACATTGTGAAGTCTGATGGGGCTTTCCAGACTGCGGCGGCGAACAATCCCGACGCAGGTGATGTCCAGCCAGGCTTTTATCGCCTGCAGGAGGAAATGAGTGCGAAGTCCGCAGTGGACGCTCTGCTGAACCCGGACAACAAGGTGGATCTCCTCGACGTTCCAGGTGGCGCGACGCTGTCTGATCTCCAGGTCATCGGCGGGGACAAGCGATTGGGCATTTACTCGATGATTGCCGACGCCTCCTGCCAAGGCGAGGACAAGGAATCCTGCGTCAAGAAGGAGGACCTGGAAAAGGTGGCCGCTACCGCGGACCTTGAGGCGCTCGGCGTGCCGGAATGGGCGCGGAGCGACATCGAAAAGCGTGGCGATGACCCGAAGCGCTTGGAGGGGCTTATTGCCCCAGGCCAGTACGTCCTGAACCCAGAGATGAACGCTGAGGAAATCCTGACGGATCTGATTACTCGATCGACGAAGAAGTACAACGAGACTGACATCGAAAACCGTGCCAAGGCCATCGGCCTGAGCCCCTACGAGCTGCTCACCTCCGCGTCGCTGGTCGAGCGCGAGGCTCCGGCGGGAGAATTCGACAAGGTCGCCCGCGTTATCCTGAACCGTCTCAAAGAGCCAATGCGTCTGGAGTTCGACTCCACGGTGAATTACGGTCTCGAGGATGTGGAGCTGGCCACCACGGACGAACACCGCGCCGAGAAGACTCCGTGGAACACTTATGCCAAGGACGGTCTCCCGGAGACCCCGATCGCCAGCCCGAGCGAGGAAGCCATCTCGGCGATGGAGGATCCCGCTGACGGCAAGTGGTTGTTCTTCGTCACGGTGGACGACCAGGGCACCACGGTGTTTTCTGACGACTACGATGAACACCTGAAGAACGTGGACAAGGCCATGAACTCCGGCATCCTCGACCAGCACCGCTAG
- the ruvX gene encoding Holliday junction resolvase RuvX, giving the protein MSKVEPDTPGVDDPGAGRRLALDVGTGRIGVATSDRDARLATPVETVPRVTGFKDRDGADIDRILELIAEYEVVEIIVGLPRDLQGNGSKSVKHAKEIAFRIRRRLSKSANIGEAPPVRMADERLTTVAATTALRASGVSEKAGRKVIDQAAAVEILQSWLDARRSALARDTAGE; this is encoded by the coding sequence ATGTCAAAAGTGGAACCGGACACGCCTGGGGTCGACGACCCCGGGGCGGGGCGTCGGCTAGCGCTCGACGTCGGCACGGGGCGCATCGGCGTCGCCACCAGCGATCGCGACGCCCGACTGGCCACTCCTGTGGAGACAGTGCCGCGCGTCACCGGATTCAAAGACCGCGATGGCGCCGACATCGACCGGATTTTGGAGCTCATCGCCGAGTACGAAGTCGTGGAGATCATCGTCGGCCTACCGCGGGACTTGCAGGGCAATGGCTCAAAAAGTGTGAAACACGCCAAAGAAATAGCGTTTCGTATCCGCCGCCGCCTGAGCAAAAGTGCCAACATAGGAGAAGCTCCGCCGGTGCGGATGGCTGATGAACGACTCACCACGGTGGCCGCAACTACGGCGCTTCGGGCGTCGGGCGTCAGCGAGAAAGCCGGGCGGAAGGTGATCGACCAGGCCGCGGCAGTAGAGATTCTGCAGTCGTGGCTCGACGCCCGTCGCAGCGCCCTCGCCAGGGACACCGCGGGTGAATAA